The following proteins come from a genomic window of Trifolium pratense cultivar HEN17-A07 linkage group LG4, ARS_RC_1.1, whole genome shotgun sequence:
- the LOC123923976 gene encoding F-box/kelch-repeat protein At3g06240-like isoform X1 codes for MKRNIRHRGRRRMEEKMKKKKTLPYLPHELITQILLRLPVKSLILFKSVCKSWFSLISDTHFANSHFQLTSGTHTRRILLMSTSRPRESRSIDFEASSLYDDSASVSLYPNFIPLESYSFIRIKGSCRGFLLLHCYYEQRLPMFRIYDIYIWNPSTGFHKEIPFSPFASDPDKQYFNYFYGFGYDQSTNDYLLVRMSSDSHFNDLPPHGEYFSLRANTWKEIEGTQFPYRNPMEDEQLTVGFLFNGAIHWFAYRCDLNRQVIVAFDLLERKLFDMHLPDDFHRELNEFGFWVFGEFLSLWAVYYGDDVHDNSTLEVWVMKEYKVDSPWTKTLVLPFGGTSRKNFPPICSTKSGDIIGTNSHTGLEKYNDRGLMLEYHSYFNGRCGWEVALYTESLLSLPDNEQAYERGIKQEE; via the coding sequence ATGAAGAGAAACATCCGTCACAGAGGAAGAAGACGCATGgaggagaagatgaagaagaagaagacactgccgtatcttcctcatgaattGATCACACAAATCCTCCTCAGGTTACCTGTCAAGTCTCTTATTCTTTTCAAGTCTGTTTGTAAGTCTTGGTTTTCTCTTATCTCAGATACCcattttgcaaattcacattTTCAACTTACCTCCGGAACACACACTCGTAGAATTCTGCTCATGTCAACTTCACGTCCTCGTGAATCTCGATCTATAGATTTTGAAGCATCGTCACTTTACGATGATAGTGCTTCTGTTTCACTTTACCCTAATTTTATTCCTTTGGAATCTTATTCTTTTATTAGAATTAAAGGTTCATGTAGAGGCTTTTTACTTTTGCACTGTTACTATGAACAGAGGCTACCGATGTTCAGGATTTATGATATCTACATATGGAATCCATCCACTGGATTTCACAAAGAAATACCTTTTTCGCCTTTTGCTTCCGATCCAGATAAACAATATTTCAATTATTTCTATGGTTTTGGGTATGATCAATCAACAAATGATTACTTGCTTGTTAGAATGTCATCTGATTCCCACTTTAATGATCTGCCACCACACGGGGAGTATTTCTCATTGAGAGCTAACACGTGGAAAGAAATTGAGGGTACTCAATTCCCTTATAGAAATCCCATGGAGGATGAACAGCTCACAGTAGGGTTTCTCTTTAACGGGGCTATTCATTGGTTTGCTTATCGTTGTGATTTAAACAGGCAAGTTATTGTTGCCTTTGATTTACTGGAAAGGAAACTTTTCGATATGCATTTGCCAGATGATTTTCACCGCGAACTTAACGAATTTGGTTTTTGGGTATTTGGAGAATTTCTCAGTCTCTGGGCTGTGTATTATGGTGATGATGTTCATGATAATTCTACACTTGAGGTATGGGTGATGAAAGAATACAAAGTGGATTCGCCTTGGACAAAGACTCTTGTTCTTCCTTTTGGTGGCACTTCCCGTAAAAACTTTCCCCCAATATGTTCTACAAAAAGTGGTGATATTATTGGAACGAATAGTCATACTGGATTGGAGAAGTATAATGACCGAGGACTAATGCTAGAGTATCACTCCTATTTTAACGGTCGATGTGGATGGGAAGTGGCTTTGTATACAGAGTCTTTGCTTTCACTCCCTGACAATGAACAAGCTTATGAAAGAGGAATCAAACAAGAAGAATGA
- the LOC123923976 gene encoding F-box/kelch-repeat protein At3g06240-like isoform X2, whose amino-acid sequence MFRIYDIYIWNPSTGFHKEIPFSPFASDPDKQYFNYFYGFGYDQSTNDYLLVRMSSDSHFNDLPPHGEYFSLRANTWKEIEGTQFPYRNPMEDEQLTVGFLFNGAIHWFAYRCDLNRQVIVAFDLLERKLFDMHLPDDFHRELNEFGFWVFGEFLSLWAVYYGDDVHDNSTLEVWVMKEYKVDSPWTKTLVLPFGGTSRKNFPPICSTKSGDIIGTNSHTGLEKYNDRGLMLEYHSYFNGRCGWEVALYTESLLSLPDNEQAYERGIKQEE is encoded by the coding sequence ATGTTCAGGATTTATGATATCTACATATGGAATCCATCCACTGGATTTCACAAAGAAATACCTTTTTCGCCTTTTGCTTCCGATCCAGATAAACAATATTTCAATTATTTCTATGGTTTTGGGTATGATCAATCAACAAATGATTACTTGCTTGTTAGAATGTCATCTGATTCCCACTTTAATGATCTGCCACCACACGGGGAGTATTTCTCATTGAGAGCTAACACGTGGAAAGAAATTGAGGGTACTCAATTCCCTTATAGAAATCCCATGGAGGATGAACAGCTCACAGTAGGGTTTCTCTTTAACGGGGCTATTCATTGGTTTGCTTATCGTTGTGATTTAAACAGGCAAGTTATTGTTGCCTTTGATTTACTGGAAAGGAAACTTTTCGATATGCATTTGCCAGATGATTTTCACCGCGAACTTAACGAATTTGGTTTTTGGGTATTTGGAGAATTTCTCAGTCTCTGGGCTGTGTATTATGGTGATGATGTTCATGATAATTCTACACTTGAGGTATGGGTGATGAAAGAATACAAAGTGGATTCGCCTTGGACAAAGACTCTTGTTCTTCCTTTTGGTGGCACTTCCCGTAAAAACTTTCCCCCAATATGTTCTACAAAAAGTGGTGATATTATTGGAACGAATAGTCATACTGGATTGGAGAAGTATAATGACCGAGGACTAATGCTAGAGTATCACTCCTATTTTAACGGTCGATGTGGATGGGAAGTGGCTTTGTATACAGAGTCTTTGCTTTCACTCCCTGACAATGAACAAGCTTATGAAAGAGGAATCAAACAAGAAGAATGA